In Corticium candelabrum chromosome 1, ooCorCand1.1, whole genome shotgun sequence, the genomic stretch GCGAGTGTGACCGTAAAGTAGTATGCCATACGAAGTTAGCAACATCACACTTACAAGCCTACAACTATGCAAGAAAAGTTAACATAATTACCATCCAAAAACTCGAGTAACAACTGACACGACTGCACTGAGTTTTgctactgtaaaccaagaaatttcaGTGGCGATCTATTTCAGTAATTTCGGTATGGCGTATGAAGTACCTAAATTAAATCTCTGCCTAAGTTTGTGAAAGTTGTCAAACCTCTAGGAGCCAACAGCAATGTCCATGAACATGGCAAATTATTGCAATTATTATCTAACTACATAGTGCACATCTACTGTTGTGTACGTTGCACAACTTGGTAAATGTAGTTCTAGTACTGTGCATCCTTGCAGCCAGGAATCTGAGTTTCCAAGAAGTTTCACCGAAAATAGATCGCTACCGATAGGGAATTTTCAGAAGGTACCAAATTTTAACACCACCGAAGCTTCTTTGGTTTTTACAGTATATGCATTGATGATGGCCAGTCCAATCTAATGCTGTcttcttaacttaattaaaacccAAAATTAATGCACAGTTCAGTTGCCAAAGTCTCtcttatcttaattaaaccatCGTCCATTGCACGACGCACAATATGAGTGATATTACAGCACAATACTGTTAGTTAGCTATGTACATTGTACCATacagatcagagctcacatgcatgtgcatgcctTTCCTACTATACCCGGAAGACTCTCAAACAAGGTTATCTTTAAAGACTACCACCGGTAAACGTTGGATTGTCTCAAGAATTTCATCTGTACAATAATTTCGTAATAACCGTACAGTTTCCATACCTTTGAAtctatctgtttctttgtcccTCACCAACCGCACGCTTCGTACCTACGCAGGCCAGGTGAACCACAGGCTAAACAACGCGATACTCGGTGGCACCTTCTGCTCCTCAAAGATGACATCGATGTCGCCCTGGACGCACGAATAGGGCAGATTTCCGACATAAGCCACGAAAGGTGGCTCCGACGGTATCTCTTTTTCTCTCTGTCCCTGTAAAAAAAATCGGCAATTGATCCAACTAGAGGGCGTCAGAATGAGCTGCAGAGCGCGATCTCGTTACTCACTGATCTCCCATAGCTCGACATTTCTGCCAAAAACCGCGATCGAAAACTTGAGTTCCCGGATAAATACAAGGCCAATGTTTAATTAGACAACGTTTTGCGTGCGTGACCCACTACAGCGTTGCAGTTTGTTATTTATATGCTACAAGAATGCGTACGCTTCTAACATCTCAGTTTCCGCCAACTGGCCTTTAGAAACTCCTTGCCTCGGAGTCCCGTGAAACATGAGACAATCCATAATTAAACTGTAAAATGCAGTGAAGTGTGCAAATTAACTAAAGAAATGACTACTCCCCTTGTTTAACAACAGAAAGCAATTCGCTAAACAAAAATCGACGTCAGCTTGATTTCTGTACACAAATCTGTAGTGCAGATGATAGGAGAATATAATCTTAGCAACTCAAGGCATCGTCTGCAGCACAGTTGCAGGATGCAATATTAGTAAACTTAGAATCCAAAGACTGCTATAAAAAACACTCCATCTTATCCTTGCTATGTCAGAAATATCACACTCTCCAATACATTTCAAGCTAGCAAATGCTAATCAAACCACGACATTCAAAATTTCTCAGCAAGTCGTAGATGCTCTGGCCTCTTACTAACACCATTACTCGAGTGAGTTTTTCCCTGGTGAGGTGACGCTGCCTTGATTGGACGTGTCACCAACAGTCTTTGCTCGCCGTGAGCTTGACAAGTTGCAGCAGTGTGGGATAGAGTTCCCGTATCCATCGGTGATGCACGACTACTTGATGGGCCATCGAAGCCAAATACAACCTTGCCTGTACCTTTTACTGGACTACAAAACATACAAGAGAAAACTTTAAAAAGAAATTTCTAGATCTACGTGTTTTATGATTACTATGtactaataaaaattaataaattaggcaagcagacagatacagatggacagacaaatagacagacagacaaagatgaCCTAATTTCATTGCACATGCTTGCCTCACCTGATGGGAAAGTGTGGACTCGCGATTCTCTTTCGAGGTGACCTACAGTTTACACAAAAACtttgtcaacaaacaaaacttcACTAGACACCACACACTACCGCAAGCGGCCAACCCAATCTGTCACTCACTGGTATTACAAAACCAATACGTGAAGCTACACACGGCAGATTAACATACCCGAGTCGTGGAAGCGGCTCCGGTCTGTGGAGATCTTCTAGTACACACGGTGCAACATACGTAAATCCCTTGAAATGGAACCCGGCACTTTCGCTACTGGTTAAGTCATCGGGCGAATCCACAGGCGGCTGTTGAGTAAACTTGGCATCAAATTGACTGGTGTCATCATCTCCTGTCTACACGAATCATCGGTCATACACTAAAGGCAAAATTTCAAGTGACCAACCACTGCTGGCTTAAAGGGAGGTTCTACTCGTTTGGCAAGCACGTCGGCCCAGTTGAGATGTCGAAAGAAAGGATCGGCCTAGACGTGGAACGGAATGAATTACAGATGAATTTGAATGCAGATACGGAATCaagatacatgtacagttaACCTTCACTTCTTCAACGTCTAGATCTCCACCACCAAGTCTTGTCCTCGGATCTCTTCTCAAAAGCtgacaacaaaacacatttcTGAGCACGATTAACTTTACCTAATGATAAACTGCCCAGACCATcaagaaatcaataaattcaTGCACATATTGGTCACACCGTCAGTGCACctatgctgtgtgtgtgtgcgtgcgcgcgcgcacgtctTCTCACCTTTCTCAAGCACATCTTAGCTTCACTTGACAAATAGGGAGGTAAAGTGAGTCGGCCTCTTAAAATCTAGAAAGCCAACAACCTACTTAAgaaacactacacacacacacacacagacacacacacacagacacacacagacacacacagacacacacacacacacacacacacacacacacacaagcaacaccTTTTCAATAGtcttttttctattttcagcACAAAACGGAGGCTACATGATCAACACAATTCATGCACATCACAGTTTGCTTTCATACAATCAAACATGTACCGATCCACTCATCATGTCATACATGAGAGTCCCAAGACTCCACCAGTCAACAGCTTTGTTGTGGCCAGCACGGATTAATATCTCTGGAGCCCTACACAAACGACACCTCAATTTCACAATGAGCTCATTCTTGACGGACAAAAACCGAAGTCACATGTATTCCACAGTTCCACAGAATGTGTGAGTTTTGGCATCTCCCATAATTGACTCTTTACACAAGCCAAAGTCAGTCAACTTGACATGACCTGCCAAAACATGAGCATGGTAATCAAATTTTCATGTGCATCtcatacatacagatgaacaaactGAACAGAAAGACATATTGGAGACAATGTATGTTATAGTGTAATGCTGCAATGTCAGTGTCATCTCAAAGAAGACATCCAACTACCAGAACTGACACAGACTATCGAGGGACTGGACAAGCTATGTCCTAGTAGAGTTACATAATAAAATTTTGCCATATAGCCCTTTAGGGTTGGTTTCTGTACATCTCGCTATTAGTATTAGTAGTTGGTATTTTAGACTGGAATAATAGGTTAGCTTACTTGTAGTGTACATAAATTTCAAtgttaaacagacaaagagacagacagacagacagacagacagacagacaggaacacagacatatagactgacaaacaaagcagacagacagaaacacatcTACTGACCAGCAGCATCCAATAGAATATTTTCAGGCTTTAAATCTCTGCAAAAAAAGTAGCATTGTAAGTAACCATAGTCAAataagtcacacacacacacacacacacacacacacacacacacacacacacacacacacacacacacacacacacacacacacacacacacacagtacagtTAGTTAAGTCTGCCTAATGCTACTATTGCTTTCAAACATGACCATACTTGGCAGACGCTACTAAAATGTCACATATTTCTTATAAAACATATCagatcaataaataatatcaTGCATTTATATCAGACAATCTCTACTTATCACACTGTCGTGATGTCACTGTCTTGTGATGTCTCATGCAATGtctaaaacaaacagacatagtCTCACGATAAGAGAAACACATTGTTAAGGAAGTTTGGAATTATCAATCAAATTACTTTTAGTATGCCGATAAATAAGGCTTTGACCTACTTTTATGTttaaaagaagaaaaaaccCATAAAAATCAGATGAAACCATTGGAAAGAAAATACATGTACAGGAGCATACAAATATATTCAATTATTGTCATATACATTACACAGCACTTAACCAAATTACACTAAAACCAGTTTATTAGTTACTTGAGAGAATGAGAGAACACATTCTGTGAATAAGTGATAACAAAGTAGAAACTACTGCACattagtacatacatgtacctaTAGATGACTCCCACACTGTGGAGATGACCCAATGCGAGCGTAATTTCAGATAAATAGAAGACAGCACTATCTTCCATAAATATTCCCTCTCTCTCCAACTGCATAAATAGTTCGCCACCTTAAACAACATCACTCACAGTATCAGTCATAGCAtggtatgcatgcacaccaaaCTGACTGACCACTAAGATACTCCAAAATGAGATAAAGTTTTCCATTTGTCTGGAAAGCATAGTAGAGATCCACAATAAACGAGCTCtgtgcaaacaaaacaaaaagagaGTTAACCTAGTAGTTCACAATACCAAACAGATTCACGACATCTGTCTGAGGATTACGAGAATACGGTACGTAACTAAAATCTGTGTGCATACAGTAGGATATTGCCTTGTGGTCAGTCACTACACAGACATTTCACTTAAGGGGTAGGCTAGAATGAATAAGCAATGGTTGAGACTTCTGTATCAAAGCTACTTCTTTTTGTACAGAAGTCACTCTCAAGTGCAACCTCTCCAACATGCAACCATCTCTTCTTTACAACCGGTTTGGGCATGCATCGTTGCACATGACATGCAAATTTATATGGCAGTTACCCTTTCATTAGACACCAACTCTGTTTTATGACCAGGTTAGATGGGCTTTTGGGAGACTGAAAACAAGAGAAACTACCACAATTATTATTACAACAGATTATCAAACTTCTTATATAAAGCAGATGGCATAATGCTCATTTGTATGTGAAATTGCAAATAACCCAACTtgcaagcaaaacaaaagTAAAAACCTACAATGATAGCCTTTAACTTTTTGTCTACCTTTACTGCTTCTAGGATGTTTCTCTCGGCttttgtgtgtactgtatCCTTGTGGCTCCTCACAATCTTAGCCTATAACAACCATCATCAGCTGCCTTTAATACACCAATTCCTGTTTTGTGCCTACTTTCTTTAAGATTTTCATTGCAAATATTTTGCTCTTGTTCACTCCAGATACCTTCCTTACTTGTAGAACTTTGCCATATCCTCCTTTACCTAAAACTTTCAACAACTCGAAATGTTCAGGACCGACACGTTCTGCCGTGGGGTTGACTGTCTCCTCATTCAAATCCACACTCTCCAACTCGCAGTTACTACTAAAAAACAACCACCCAGCAATAAAGCATTGGAATATATAACGGACATCACAACAATTTTGGTAGCATGATTTTGGCATAACATGCACTAACTATACATTTCTTCCTCCCATactggtacatgtactgtaatCAGAAGTACATAGATTAATACATTTGGTACATCATTGTAACCTGGATGGCTAGCTGAATCACAGTGGCAAGCAAGTTGGTAAGTTCTAGTCAAATAACAAGAGAACTGTAGATTCTAGAGGTAGAAAGGGATTGAGATCAAAAGGAAGATCTCGTTTAGTGACTATGTTTGTCTCATCAACATGTGACCTCACTCAGACTGTCTAGTAGCTGGTTTCATCCATTATGAAACTGCACTAGCTAGACATGTCGGAATGCAAAGTTCGTCTCCATGCTGTATAATTTGGAGAAATTCCTTACCGCTAAATGCGTTCAAAAACTACAAGCAACGGTAGACATGTACTACACAAGTAGACTAAACTACAAGTGCACGTGAAGAAATGGCATGACGAGGTGTAGAATTTCGCCTATTCGTATATTACACGTGTCGTGTGAGCGCGTTTCTGACAGTAATCTCTTCTGTCGCGTTTTCTAAGCAACGACATGGCGAACTTGGTCAGGATGTGGCTACAGACAACGATAGTGAGTTCGCCCATGGCCACTGTACGCGTATGCGTagctatacatgtacatgcccTAGCTAGCACATGAcagcgagaacaaagaaaaCAGAGAACAAAGAAAACAGAGAACAAAAGCTCACGGTGGCGTGTGAACAAATAGCTCTGGTTCACCAGTTTCGGCGTCCATCCATTCCTAGAGAGAGAATCCAGAAACATGTGACAGACCTGGGAAACAAAAATATCAAATTGACACCTACTTCTTCACCATCAGGCGTTTGATGGCCATCATTGAGCTCTATAGGGAACACATCAGCCATTGCCATTGGAGTGGAATTGCTGACTGGAACGATGTGCGCGCGGATACGAATGATACCGGATATGCGAGCGCTACTTTGGTAGTCTTATGACATTATCACGTGCAAGAGCAGTGGCAAAGAATCTGACGTCAGTCTTGAGAATAGTTGGAGCAACAGCTAATGCAATTAGCAAGTAGAAAGTGTAATCTAAGTCATAGCTAACCAGTTTTCCCCTGTCACAGATTCaagcagtacagtgtacatgcaaAAGTCTGGTATCCTTGGAGTTCAGAGTCTGCTTGCAGCCTTGAGTTGCATCGAGACAACTGCTTAGCGACTACTTATCTATTCAGTACAGTACGCTCGCACGAAATTAACAGATTTTAGTGTCTCAATATTTCTTCAATAAACTCGCTAAAACTaaacaattatttaattatttaatcaaaCACAACGGGGCAGCCCCCTCATCTCAATATGTATGTGCAAGGTATGTGAACTGTACCATACTGAAAGCCGGAAAATAATCATATTAGTTGATGCCTTCAACAATCCAAAGAAACCATCCGTCTTTTGTTTATTAAATGATACGTCCGTCTTTTGTACTGAACCCATTGCTGTTGATGCCTTCCAAGGTTCCGAGACACTGAaaggtacactgtactacaCCAATATTGTATCTATTATCTTAATCACACAAGCACAAGCCACAACAAACTAGTCAATGCGTTCTTCTAATTTCAACTGTACTATTAAAATCAGGCATCTTTCCCCagaaaagaaaacaaacacacaattcCTTTGTTCATTCAAATTTGTCACTCCTAAGTATGACTGCGAAAATGGTCTGGCTGCGGGAGACTAATGTTTGGcatcaaaatataaacatgCACCgggacacaaacacaataaatcaACTCAAATCTTCCCTTGCTGACTTCACTTCCCACAAATGCTCACCACTGCAGTAACAAAAATGAGACTACATGTCTTAGCATATCTATTATCTGAGTGTCACTGCAACAATGTAGCTTGTGAAAGCAGTCTACGAGTACGAGCAAAAGAAAAAGTGAGAGAACAAACCCACTGGACTATGCTAATATTAGAAATCACACATAATGCAATCCTAAATTACAATATTTTGTTCTATCAGCACTTCTCTGATAATATCAAGCTTGATATCTTGTTTCACacctgctgctgttgctgaagCTGCTGCTGCATCATGGCCATCATCTGTCGCATCTTTTCCAACTATAAACACAAATGACATGACACATCACACTCCACgagtgcgcacacacacgcacacgcgcacacacacacacacacacacatgcacgcgcacacacacacacacacacacacacacacacacacacacatgcaggcaaAGCAATTTACAAGAATTTCTGTACATGGAAGTAGCCAGCGCAATGAAGGTGTTTACAGAGCACAAACCAAATACTGCAATCATCCTGTCAGTCACTCCCAAGCCACTGCTATCAGCATTCTACTAGTTATGTGCATCAAGGTATGAATGTATTTAACCTTCTATATCCTTGTACATTTGTGGAACAATAGAATAAACATATAAGCAAAGttagaaataaacaaacaaacaagatcaCTCCAAATCAAAACCCATGTTGTCATgctaaacaaataaacagttTGCCTACTATACACTCCTATTGCTACTGATGAATGTATTGACTACAATTTAGTTCTGATACAgacaccatgcatgcatacaaaccCATTTTCAACGAtgcaataaacagacagaaccaCAGAAATGTGTACAAACCTCAGCCTCTTTCTCTGCTAGTTTTCTATCAGACTCGGACATCCCATCGGGAGACAAAGTGGCTTCTTGCTCACGAGTTCCCGATGCtctataaaaacaaaattaaaacgTGATACTAAATGTTCGTATATCCCACATGTCTTGCTTTCTCAGCCGATGAAGTCGAAAGTTCTCATAATGAACGTCTTGTGTGACATCCTTTAGATCCTGCATGTGTGTCCTAATCAGCATGTTTCTTAGTTTGGTGAAATCACAGTGATCAGAATTCTcaactagcaaacaaacaaacaaacagtgagcAGTCTGTCTAGTCGGCGAACAAGATCCTTTCACTGACCTTCTACAACTCCCCAAGGGTAGAGTCGACCTCGAACTTTCTTGCCACCAACTTCCAGAAGGGTGTTGCTGCCCACAACAGCAAACGGAATACTTTCCTGAGACAAAACAACCATACATTACTCATACAGTGTAAGACAGTTTTAGACTACTACAAACTAACTTTACTTACACTCTTGCTGGTAAATATATGCATATTCAAACTAAGACCACCACAGGTACCACCTTACAGTCAAGATTCTAATCTACTTAATAGAAGTAAGACAGTTGTTTGTATATGGTAGTAAAACTATGATGATTTATGCACCTCAATTCCTATCACATAAGTTATGTATGTTATCACAACAATCAATTAGGACCTGATCAATCAAATTATCACATCATTACTACGGCACTATCAGTAATCTACACCACTACATTTCTCTTCCTGGTGTGccgtggtggtggtggtggtggtggtggtggtggtggcagtgtgtgtgtgtgtgtgtgtgtgtgtgtgtgtgtgtgtgtgtgtgtgtgtgtgtgtgtgtgtgtgtgtgtgtgtgtgtgtgtgtgtgtgtgtgtgtggtgcaatagctcagttggttagtgTAGTAACTCAACTATTAGGACAAAGAAAGACTACTTCGTGCTACTTTAAAACCAGACCACCACGTGACCGGGAGGCCCATATCAACGCGGTACCACTATACTACAATCCCCTTTCCTTAGCTAACACTAACATCAACCGCTACAGCTAACAAATCTTATGATTATCTACTAAACCGTGATTACTGGTTCTTATAAATCTAGTCTGTCCGGAGGATTCCAACGTCTAACGGGATAATGTCTCTCTTCTGCTCCAGTAGTGAGGTCTGAATGTAAACTTGTTGTCTCCTGTGTTTGGAATGGTAACCCAGGTCCGGTTACTTCCGCTGGTTCT encodes the following:
- the LOC134179844 gene encoding ribosomal protein S6 kinase beta-1-like isoform X2; translated protein: MAMADVFPIELNDGHQTPDGEEEWMDAETGEPELFVHTPPNCELESVDLNEETVNPTAERVGPEHFELLKVLGKGGYGKVLQVRKVSGVNKSKIFAMKILKKAKIVRSHKDTVHTKAERNILEAVKSSFIVDLYYAFQTNGKLYLILEYLSGGELFMQLEREGIFMEDSAVFYLSEITLALGHLHSVGVIYRDLKPENILLDAAGHVKLTDFGLCKESIMGDAKTHTFCGTVEYMAPEILIRAGHNKAVDWWSLGTLMYDMMSGSPPFCAENRKKTIEKILRGRLTLPPYLSSEAKMCLRKLLRRDPRTRLGGGDLDVEEVKADPFFRHLNWADVLAKRVEPPFKPAVTGDDDTSQFDAKFTQQPPVDSPDDLTSSESAGFHFKGFTYVAPCVLEDLHRPEPLPRLGSPRKRIASPHFPISPVKGTGKVVFGFDGPSSSRASPMDTGTLSHTAATCQAHGEQRLLVTRPIKAASPHQGKTHSSNGVSKRPEHLRLAEKF
- the LOC134179844 gene encoding ribosomal protein S6 kinase beta-1-like isoform X1, translating into MAMADVFPIELNDGHQTPDGEEEWMDAETGEPELFVHTPPSNCELESVDLNEETVNPTAERVGPEHFELLKVLGKGGYGKVLQVRKVSGVNKSKIFAMKILKKAKIVRSHKDTVHTKAERNILEAVKSSFIVDLYYAFQTNGKLYLILEYLSGGELFMQLEREGIFMEDSAVFYLSEITLALGHLHSVGVIYRDLKPENILLDAAGHVKLTDFGLCKESIMGDAKTHTFCGTVEYMAPEILIRAGHNKAVDWWSLGTLMYDMMSGSPPFCAENRKKTIEKILRGRLTLPPYLSSEAKMCLRKLLRRDPRTRLGGGDLDVEEVKADPFFRHLNWADVLAKRVEPPFKPAVTGDDDTSQFDAKFTQQPPVDSPDDLTSSESAGFHFKGFTYVAPCVLEDLHRPEPLPRLGSPRKRIASPHFPISPVKGTGKVVFGFDGPSSSRASPMDTGTLSHTAATCQAHGEQRLLVTRPIKAASPHQGKTHSSNGVSKRPEHLRLAEKF